TCTACGGTAATAATCTTACGGAACTTGCGTCCAACCTCGTGAAGGATATTCTCGTCGAGCGGTTTCAGGAAGCGCATGTCATAATGGGCTGCTTTCGTTCCTTCAGCGGCCAGTCCGGCATTATTGCCCACTGGTCCGATAGACAGTACGGCCACGCCCTCGCCGTCTTTCATTTTGCGTCCGGTTCCCACTTCCATTTTCTCGAGCGGACAACGCCAGTCAGAAAGGACGCCACAGCCACGCGGATAACGAATGACAAAGGGTCCCATATCGGGCAGCTGGGCCGTGTACATCATACGACGCAATTCATGCTCGTCCATTGGTGAGCAAATAGTGAGATTAGGAATAGGCCGCAAACTGGCTAAGTCAAAAGCACCATGATGCGTTGGTCCGTCCTCGCCTACTAGTCCGGCACGGTCCAGACAGAGTACTACGGGCAGTCGGAGGATCGCCACATCATGAATAATATTATCGTACGCGCGTTGCGCGAAAGCGCTATAGATATTACAGAAAGGCAGCAAGCCGTCTTTTGCCATACCGGCTGAGAAAGTGACAGCATGACCTTCGGCAATACCCACGTCAAACGTGCGTTCGGGCATCGCCTGCATCATAATGTTCATGGAACAACCTGTAGGCATGGCCGGTGTAACGCCTACTATACGTGGATTCTGCTTGGCCAGTTCTAAGAGTGTTTCACCGAAAACGTCCTGGAATTTAGCCGGTTTACCCTTGGTGTCGCTCTTAATCAGTTCGCCTGTATTGGGATCGAAGCGTCCTGGCGCATGCCATATCGGGGTATAATCCTCGGCAGGAGCGAATCCGTGTCCTTTCTTTGTATGCAGATGCAGCAGTTTTGGTCCTTTCATATCCTTCAGTTGTCGAAGAATACGTACCAGTTCTTTCACATCGTGACCGCCGAAAGGACCGAAATAGCGGATATTCATACCTTCAAAGATATTCTGCTGATGCGAAATGGCACTCTTGATGGCATTGGTCAAACGGATAAGACCTTTACGGCGGTCTTCCTTCAACAATCCCTTTGAGCTCAGCCATTGCGATACTTTGAAGCGTACACAGTTATAGGTTTCGTTGGTGTTCAGTCCCAACAGATATTGTTTCATGCCACCCACCGACAGGTCGATAGACATGTTATTGTCGTTCAGAATGATCAGCATGTCGTTCGGACTCGACGACACGTTGTTCAGTCCCTCAAAAGCCAGTCCGCCACTCATGGCACCATCGCCGATGACGGCCACCACCTTGCGTGGAGAGGATGAAGATTTCTGAAAGTTGGCGGCTACTGCCATACCAAGAGCAGCCGAGATACTATTTGAAGCATGACCACATACGAACGAGTCGTACTCGCTTTCCTCTGGAGAAGGGAAAGGCTTGATGCCATGCAACTTACGATTTGTTTTGAATTGTTCGCGACGACCAGTCAGTATCTTATGTCCATAAGCCTGATGGCCCACATCCCATACGATGCGGTCTTCAGGAGTATTGAATACATAATGGAGTGCTACCGTCAGTTCCACCACGCCCAGGCTGGAGGCCAGATGGCCCGGATTCACCGACAGTTCTTCTACAATGTCCTGTCGCAACTCGTCACAGAGTTGTGGCAACTGATCTACCGTAAGTTTTCTTAGGTCTGCAGGAAAGTTTATGCTACTGAGAAGTTCTTGATTATTTGCTTCCACAATCGGTCAATCTTAGTTCTGACAAAACGATCATACCCTACCCACATCCTTAGATGTTTGGCAGGGCAGTCCCTTCTGGGGCAATGGCATAGAGTGTCATATCGAAAATCAGTGTACTATAGGCGGGGAGTCCAGTCTGACTGGCAGCTCCATAGCCCAAAGCATAGGGGATATATACACGCCATGTATCGCCGCGATGCATGTGCAGCAATGCTGTGGTAAATCCTAATACCGTGCCCGACACTTTGAAACGGGCCGTAGCATTCGTTTTCACGTTGTAGTCGCCATAAACAGTGCCGTCAAAGATTTTTCCGTCGGAACTGTTGGCCACTTCAGTCGATATGATACGTCCCTGATAGCTCACCCTCACCGAGTCGTTGAACAGGGGTCTCACCGTGTCGGTAGTCTCAAAACCGGTAGGAATCACCTTCACATAGATATAATCGGTATTCTTTCCGGGTATTGAGTCGGCACTCTTTGAGAAGCACTTGATTTTCTTCCAAGTACCTGAGCCATTGGCGAGCGAGTCTTCCAAGGTGGCAAAGAACTGGTCGTTGCGTTCCTGCCAGTTGGCATACTGATCCACCTCGCCTGTATCCTCAGTGCATGACGACAGGCCGAGAAGGCCCATCGTCATTACAGTGAGAAATATGATGAAATGATTTTTCATTTACTGGAGTTTTTTCAACAAAGAAGCGATGCTCACCTTATCCTCAATGATTGAAGCCAGGTCGCTGATCTTCACACGTTCCTGCTCCATGGTATCGCGGAAACGCAGGGTTACGCAACCATCGTTCAGGGTATCGTGGTCAACGGTCACGCAGTAAGGAGTACCGATAGCATCCTGACGGCGATAGCGCTTTCCGATAGAGTCCTTCTCATCGTACTGGCAGTTGAAGTGGAACTTCAGGTCGTTGATAATCTCGCGTGCCTTCTCGGGCAGTCCGTCTTTCTTCACCAGAGGCATCACAGCCAGCTTCACAGGAGCCAGTGCTGCGGGCAACTTCAGTACTACGCGGGTTTCGCCGTTCTCCAGTTTCTCCTCGCAGTATGAGTGACACATGATAGAAAGGAACATACGGTCAACACCGATAGAGGTCTCGATAACGTAAGGCACATAGCTCTCATTGGTCTGAGGATCGAAGTACTTGATGCTCTTGCCAGAGAACTTCTCGTGCTGAGAAAGGTCGAAGTTGGTACGTGAGTGGATACCCTCCACCTCTTTGAATCCGAATGGCATCTTAAACTCGATATCGGTAGCGGCGTTGGCATAGTGAGCCAGTTTGTCGTGGTCATGGAAACGGTAGTTCTCTGCACCGAAGCCCAGAGCCAGGTGCCACTTCATACGAGTTTCCTTCCACTTGGGGAACCACTCCAGTTCTGTGCCGGGAGCTACGAAGAACTGCATTTCCATCTGTTCGAACTCACGCATACGGAAGATGAACTGACGAGCTACAATCTCGTTACGGAAAGCCTTACCAATCTGAGCGATACCGAAAGGAATCTTCATACGACCGGTCTTCTGTACGTTCAAATAGTTCACGAAGATACCCTGAGCAGTCTCAGGACGCAGATAAACCTTCATTGAGCCATCGGCACTGGCACCCATCTCGGTAGAGAACATCAGGTTGAACTGACGTACGTCGGTCCAGTTCTTAGTACCGCTGATAGGATCAACGATTTCCTCGTCGAGGATAATCTGCTTCAGTGCCTCAAGGTCGGGACCCTGCATAGCAGCAGCATAGCGGGCGTGCAGAGCGTCGCGTTTCTCCTTAGCTTCCTTCACGCGCTCGCTGGTCTCCATATATTTTTCTTCATCGAAAGAGTCGCCAAAGCGCTTGCGGGCTTTCTCCACCTCTTTCTGAATTTTCTCGTCATACTTGGCTATCTGATCCTCGATGAGTACATCGGCGCGATAGCGTTTCTTGCTGTCACGGTTGTCAATAAGGGGATCGTTAAAAGCATCCACGTGACCAGAGGCCTTCCAGATGGTGGGGTGCATAAAGATAGCAGAGTCGATACCTACGATATTCTCATGCAGCAGGACCATTGACTTCCACCAATACTGCTTGATATTGTTTTTCAACTCTACGCCGTTCTGTCCATAGTCATAAACGGCGCCCAGTCCGTCATAGATATCGCTTGAAGGGAACACGAAACCGTACTCTTTGCAATGCGATACGATTTTCTTAAAAACGTCTTCTTGTGCCATAATAATAATGTGTAAATTTCGAAATTTGCGTGCAAAGGTAAGAAAAAAAGTGAAGAGTGAAGCGTATAGCGTAAAGAATTTGCTGCTACGTAACTCTTTTTCACTCTTTATTCTTCAATTTCCGGATATACTTTATCTTTGCACCGAGTGTTTCCCACTCCGCCTGAAGTGAATCGCGATGGGCGCGCAACTGGTTCAGTTTGAGCACTTCAGGCGAGTTATCTTTCAATTTCGTACTGTTTGCCATCACCCATTCGTGTTGGCGGTCGTGTTCGGCCTTAGTGGCTTCAAGAGCACTATCCACCCAGGCAAGCCGCTGCTGAGCCTCGGCCAGTGCAGAATCCTGTTTCTGTACAAGGGCAGCCTTACGCTGCTCAATCTCGGCGCGACGCGACTTATCGGTACAACCGACTGTGAGACACACAACTATCAACAAAATAGCTGTTTTTATGCAATAAATACTCTTCATGCTATATCCCTTTCCGTATAGTTAATCAAATTGCTATTGACT
The sequence above is a segment of the Prevotella sp. E9-3 genome. Coding sequences within it:
- the dxs gene encoding 1-deoxy-D-xylulose-5-phosphate synthase, whose product is MEANNQELLSSINFPADLRKLTVDQLPQLCDELRQDIVEELSVNPGHLASSLGVVELTVALHYVFNTPEDRIVWDVGHQAYGHKILTGRREQFKTNRKLHGIKPFPSPEESEYDSFVCGHASNSISAALGMAVAANFQKSSSSPRKVVAVIGDGAMSGGLAFEGLNNVSSSPNDMLIILNDNNMSIDLSVGGMKQYLLGLNTNETYNCVRFKVSQWLSSKGLLKEDRRKGLIRLTNAIKSAISHQQNIFEGMNIRYFGPFGGHDVKELVRILRQLKDMKGPKLLHLHTKKGHGFAPAEDYTPIWHAPGRFDPNTGELIKSDTKGKPAKFQDVFGETLLELAKQNPRIVGVTPAMPTGCSMNIMMQAMPERTFDVGIAEGHAVTFSAGMAKDGLLPFCNIYSAFAQRAYDNIIHDVAILRLPVVLCLDRAGLVGEDGPTHHGAFDLASLRPIPNLTICSPMDEHELRRMMYTAQLPDMGPFVIRYPRGCGVLSDWRCPLEKMEVGTGRKMKDGEGVAVLSIGPVGNNAGLAAEGTKAAHYDMRFLKPLDENILHEVGRKFRKIITVENGVRNGGLGSAVLEWMSDHGYQPQVVRMGLPDEFVEHGTVNELLKIVGLDVDSIRKEILNSEF
- a CDS encoding FKBP-type peptidyl-prolyl cis-trans isomerase; amino-acid sequence: MKNHFIIFLTVMTMGLLGLSSCTEDTGEVDQYANWQERNDQFFATLEDSLANGSGTWKKIKCFSKSADSIPGKNTDYIYVKVIPTGFETTDTVRPLFNDSVRVSYQGRIISTEVANSSDGKIFDGTVYGDYNVKTNATARFKVSGTVLGFTTALLHMHRGDTWRVYIPYALGYGAASQTGLPAYSTLIFDMTLYAIAPEGTALPNI
- a CDS encoding glycine--tRNA ligase; protein product: MAQEDVFKKIVSHCKEYGFVFPSSDIYDGLGAVYDYGQNGVELKNNIKQYWWKSMVLLHENIVGIDSAIFMHPTIWKASGHVDAFNDPLIDNRDSKKRYRADVLIEDQIAKYDEKIQKEVEKARKRFGDSFDEEKYMETSERVKEAKEKRDALHARYAAAMQGPDLEALKQIILDEEIVDPISGTKNWTDVRQFNLMFSTEMGASADGSMKVYLRPETAQGIFVNYLNVQKTGRMKIPFGIAQIGKAFRNEIVARQFIFRMREFEQMEMQFFVAPGTELEWFPKWKETRMKWHLALGFGAENYRFHDHDKLAHYANAATDIEFKMPFGFKEVEGIHSRTNFDLSQHEKFSGKSIKYFDPQTNESYVPYVIETSIGVDRMFLSIMCHSYCEEKLENGETRVVLKLPAALAPVKLAVMPLVKKDGLPEKAREIINDLKFHFNCQYDEKDSIGKRYRRQDAIGTPYCVTVDHDTLNDGCVTLRFRDTMEQERVKISDLASIIEDKVSIASLLKKLQ